GAGAATTGTCCCATCCGGTATTCCAATGATTATCATCGGCGCAAATGAAGCGGTTCCTTTTGCTGACACCATTGCTGTTCATATGGAACATTCTCTTTCTCATTTATTCGGTATGATAAAAAAGCGCAAACAGCACCTGCTGATTCTCACCAATCCAAATTATCTTTACTCAGAAGAAGAACAGTATCGAATGCTCCGTTCTGCATTGGATTCTACAGACTTTCCTGCTGAAAACGCCAGCTTTGTCCGCACAGAAAATGCAGCAGCAAAACTTGATGTGCTGGTGCAAAGCAACCACTCCATCGCACTGTGCGCTTTTGGTTCCGATGCCATCTGGGATGTTTTTCAGGATAAAGTAACAGGAGAATTGAAAATTCCTGAATCTCTGGATGTTTTCTATCTGGGTGATACACAGTTCGACCGATATCTAACCACACGCTGTACCAAAATTCGGGTTCCTCTGACTTCCCTGGCACAATACACAGCCAGCCTTCTGGTGGATGGTCTGCAAAACCCGGATCACGATATGCAAGCTCTTGCCATTGAAAGCGAACCTTAATCTGTCATTTTCTCTGGTAAATCACGAAAAAAAACGGCGAATCCGTCACCCGCATCATCCGGTATTCCGGATTGCGTGATTTCTGAATTCGCCGCTTTTATATTTCATATACGATTTTTAATCTTCCAGTCCGAAGGAGTCATGCACAGCCTGCAGGGCTCTGTCTGCTTCCTTCTCATCCACGATGACGGAAACACGGATCTCTGAGGTGGATATCATCTTGATGTTGATCCCTACGTTATACAGGCACTCGAACATCTTGGCAGCCACGCCCGGGTTGGACATCATGCCGGCGCCGACGATGGATACCTTGGCAATGTTCTCCTCGCACTCTACCTTCTGGGCTGTGATACGGTTCTTGTTGTCCTCCAGGATATCCTTCACTTCTCTGGCATCCAGACGCGGGATCGTAAAGGAGATGTCCTTGGTGCCGTCACGGCCAACGGACTGCAGGATCATGTCTACGTTGATCTTGTTCTTTGCCAGCAGGTTGAAAAGCTTAAAGGCAATTCCCGGCTCATCCTTCAGGCCGATAACTGAAATTCTTGCTGTATTTTTATCTACGGCTACGCCGCTTACTAACATTCTTTCCATATGTGTTCCCTCCTTGACCACCGTTCCCGGTGCTCTGTTTAAGCTGGAGCGTACGACCAGCTGTACTCCGTATTTTTTCGCAAGCTCTACTGAGCGGTTGTGCAGCACCTTTGCTCCCAGAGAAGCCAGCTCCAGCATCTCATCGTAGGAGATTTCTTTCATCTTGCGGGCGTTGGGCACGATGCGCGGGTCTGCGGTGTACACACCTTCCACATCGGTGTAGATCTCGCAGGCGTCTGCGTGCAGGGCTGCTGCCAGCGCCACAGCCGTCGTATCGGAGCCGCCCCGGCCCAGTGTGGTAAAGTCATCATATTTGTTGATGCCCTGGAATCCGGTGATGATGACGATTCTGCGGTTGTCCAGCTCATGGCGGATCCGGTCGCAGTCGATTCTCTTAAACCGGGAATTGCTGTAGGTGGATGTAGTGTGCATCTGTACCTGGAACGCATTGAGGGATACCGCCGGAACCCCCAGAGAGTTCATGGCCATGGCCATCAGGGCCACAGACACCTGCTCGCCGGTGGCCAGCAGCATATCCATTTCCCGCTTGGGTGCCAGGGGGTTGATCTCCTGTGCCTGGGCGATGAGACGGTCTGTCGTCTTTCCCATGGCAGAAAGTACCACGATGATGTCGTGTCCTTTCTTATAATCCTCGATGCAGCGCTCTGCCACATTAAAGATGCGGTCCTTGTCCGCAACAGAGCTGCCGCCGAATTTTTTCACAATAAGCATAGCTTCCTCCTCGTTTCTACCCTTGATTTATTTGACACGAATCCGGCCGATGATGCCGCCGGCCTTCTTGGCTGCTTCTTCAAAGGCTGCCTCTTCCATCTCTCCGGTAACGAATGCTGCCTCGCCTGCCACAACGGATGCCACGGGCTCCACAGCGCCGAAATATGCGGCACCTTTTGCCAGCACTTCCTCCCGACTGCCCTCCATGCGGACGAAGAAACGGTTCTTGCAGTGTTTGATATCTGCCACCTGCAGCTTGCTCTTGTCCCAGAGGAACTTGGCTGTCGTTCCTTTATGACGGGCTGCGTCGATGACGTCTGCCACCACTGCGCTGGCGGTGGGAAGCTTGCCTGCGCCCTTGCCGTAATACATCGTCTCCCCCAGCATGTTGCTGCGCACGAGAATGCCGTTGTAAACGTCATTTACCATATAAAGCGGGTTCTGGCTGTCGATCATGAACGGTGCCACCATGGCATAGACGTTCTTTCCGTCTCTGCGCCCGGAGGCCAGCAGCTTGATGCTTCTGCCCATCACGTTGGCATATTTGATATCCGTAGCAGTGATCTTCGTGATTCCCTCGGTATAAATGTCCTTGTAATCTACCTGATGACAGAAAGCCAGGGAAGAGAGAATAGCGATCTTGCGGCAGGCATCATAGCCCTCCACGTCTGCCTCCGGGTTCTTCTCTGCGTAACCCAGATCCTGGGCTGCTTTCAGCACCTCTGCAAAATCCAGTCCCTCATTTTTCATGCGGGTCAGGATGTAGTTGGTCGTTCCATTGAGGATACCGGTGATCTCCTCGATGATCTCTGCGGTCAGCGCATAGTTTAACGGACGGATGATCGGAATGCCACCACCAACGCTGGCCTCATAAAAATAGTTCACGTTGTGCTCTTTGGCTGTCTCCAGCAGCTCTGCGCCGCAGGATGCCACCAGCTCTTTATTGGAGGTGCAAACGCTCTTACCGGCCTCCAGCGCACGCTTGGAAAACTCATATGCCGGATGCACGCCTCCCATTGTCTCTACCACGATGTCGATCTCAGGATCGTTGACGATGATATCAAAGTCATGGACGATCTTTTTTCTCCTCAGGGTCTCCCGGGAAATCGCGAAGGTCGAGGATGTATTTTACTTCCATGTCTTCCTTCAGTTCTCTCTTGATGCCCTCCCGGTTCGTGTGAATGACTTCTGCTACTCCGGAACCAACGGTTCCATATCCCATGATTGCTACCTGAATCATAATGCTCACTCCCTGGCTAGTATTTTTACATAATGTATCTCTTTCTGAGACTCCATCTGTTCCATCATTTCTGACAGATCCTTTGTCGTAGGCAGGACTTCAATACTCATCGTCAGCGAAGCGATTCCGTTGATTGGAACACTCTGGTGGATGGTAAGGATGTTCGCGTT
Above is a window of Oscillospiraceae bacterium NTUH-002-81 DNA encoding:
- a CDS encoding aspartate kinase, whose amino-acid sequence is MLIVKKFGGSSVADKDRIFNVAERCIEDYKKGHDIIVVLSAMGKTTDRLIAQAQEINPLAPKREMDMLLATGEQVSVALMAMAMNSLGVPAVSLNAFQVQMHTTSTYSNSRFKRIDCDRIRHELDNRRIVIITGFQGINKYDDFTTLGRGGSDTTAVALAAALHADACEIYTDVEGVYTADPRIVPNARKMKEISYDEMLELASLGAKVLHNRSVELAKKYGVQLVVRSSLNRAPGTVVKEGTHMERMLVSGVAVDKNTARISVIGLKDEPGIAFKLFNLLAKNKINVDMILQSVGRDGTKDISFTIPRLDAREVKDILEDNKNRITAQKVECEENIAKVSIVGAGMMSNPGVAAKMFECLYNVGINIKMISTSEIRVSVIVDEKEADRALQAVHDSFGLED
- a CDS encoding LacI family DNA-binding transcriptional regulator, which encodes MSVTIKDVAERAGVSIATVSYVLTGTKKVKDSTRDKVNKAIQELNYAPNLLAKGLKDKKSNLIGFITPNLSSPYYMSVIKMCEEQLKSQGYHMLVLSLDLQENDDTSAIRMLCNGIAGGLIWLVSPDVVPKIPRIVPSGIPMIIIGANEAVPFADTIAVHMEHSLSHLFGMIKKRKQHLLILTNPNYLYSEEEQYRMLRSALDSTDFPAENASFVRTENAAAKLDVLVQSNHSIALCAFGSDAIWDVFQDKVTGELKIPESLDVFYLGDTQFDRYLTTRCTKIRVPLTSLAQYTASLLVDGLQNPDHDMQALAIESEP